Below is a window of Desulfuromonadales bacterium DNA.
CGTCACCTGCGGCTCGCAGCCAGCTCCGGCCTCTGGCAAGGCCCCTTTTCTACCGTTTTTTTCGGCGGCGGCACCCCCTCCCTGTTGCCGGCCGAAGCGGTGGCGCGCGTGCTCACCGCGGCACGCACCGAGTTCGGGCTGGAAGCGGCAGCCGAGGTGACCCTGGAGGCCAACCCGGGTACCGTGACTCCGGCAAGCCTGGCTGGCTATCTTGAGGCCGGGATCAACCGCCTGTCGTTGGGCGTCCAGTCCCTCGATGAGTCAGGCTTGCGCACTCTGGGGCGCGTCCACACCGCTGCCGAGGCCTGTCAGGCCATCGCCTGGGCCCGACCGGCCGGATTTGCCAACGTCTCCCTCGACCTGATGTTCGCCCTTCCCGGCCAGACCGTCCGCGATTTGCACACGGAGGTTGGCCGACTGCTGGCCCTCTCGCCCGACCACCTCTCCTGCTATGGCCTGAGCGTCGAGGAGCAGACCCCCTTCTATCATCTCCACCGCCGCGGCGATCTCGAACTGCCCGACGAGGAGCGCTATGCCGCCCTTTTCCTGGCGCTGCACGAGCGCTTGACGCAGGCGGGGTATACGCACTACGAAATCTCCAACTACGCCCGCCCCGGCCGCCAGTGCCGGCACAACCTCGGCTACTGGCAGCGCCTGAGCTATCTGGGGGTCGGTGCCGGTGCGCACAGTTTTCTGGACGCCGGTTGGGGAGAGCGCCAGTCGGTGCCTCCGGACCTCAACCGTTACGCCCGAGGTTTGGGCGGCGGTGAGAACCCGGCACAAACCCTGGAAACTTTCGACCACCGCGGAGCCATGGCTGAAACCCTCTACCTGGGGTTGCGCACCGCCGCCGGCGTCGATGACGATCGATTCCGGCAGCGGTTCGGTCTGCGGGTCGCCGAGGCATTTCCGGCGGCGATCGAAAAGGCCGGCCGGCACCTGCGGTTGAAGGACGGATTCTGGACCTTCGACCTCGACGGCTGGCTGCTCTACGACCATCTCATCACCCCCTTTCTTTGAGCTAATGCGCGGATTTTTCCGCTGCTTTAGACCTTGACAAAGGGGAGGGGCGTTGTTATGTTGTTCACGCTTAGCACTCTTCCCCCGGGAGTGCTAACGGTGAGCGCTGGGCCGGATTTTCCGGCTTCTGGTTTTTTGGGGCGGTGAAACGGATGAGCGAGGAGCTCAACGAGCGCAGTCGGAAGATCCTCGAGGCAATCATCGAGGACTATATCGACTCGGCCGAACCGATCGGTTCCCGGGCCATGACCCGCCGCCATCCCCTTGGTCTGTCCCCGGCCACGGTGCGCAACGTCATGGCCGACCTGGAGGAGATGGGCTACATCATCTCTCCGCATACCTCGGCGGGGCGGGTTCCGACCGACAAGGGGTACCGGTTTTATATCGACTCCCTGCTCCAGGTGCGGCAGTTGTCCCAGCAGGAGCAACAGCGGATCCAGCAGCATCACCACCTCAAGGGGCTGCGCATGGATGAGCTGCTGCGGGAGGCGGGCAAAATCCTCTCACGCATTTCCCATTACACGGGAATCGTCATGGCCCCGCGTTTTACGGCCACCGTCTTTCGCCATATCGAGTTCATCCGTCTCTCCCTGGGACGCATCCTGGTCGTTTTCGTCAGCGATACGGGGCTGGTGCAGAACAAAATCATCGAGACCACTGAAGCGCTCTCCCCGGGCGAGCTTGAGCAGATGAGCAGCTACCTCAACCAGACCCTGACCGGCATGACTATCCAGCAGGCAAAGGCGCGGATTGTCGAGGAGATGGCCAAGGAAAAGGCCCTCTACGACAATTTGCTGCAGCGGGCTCTGCTGCTTTCTCGCGAGGCGCTCCAGGAGGAGTCGGAAAGCGAAGTCTTCATCGAGGGGGCCGCTAATATTTTCGAGCAGCCCGAGGGCGCCGACCTGGAGCGGATGAAACGGCTGTTCAGGACTTTTGAACAGAAAGGTCTGCTGGTGGAGCTCCTCGACAAGAGCCAGAAGGCCGATGGGGTCCAGATCTTCATCGGCAACGAAAACGAGTATCGGGAAATTGAGGGCTGCAGTCTGGTCACTGCGACCTATTCCAGTCGCCGTGGGACCATCGGCACCTTGGGGGTCATCGGCCCGGTACGCATGCCTTATTCAACGGTGATTCCCGTCGTCGATTACACGGCCCGGCTGGTGAGTCAGATGCTGGAGTCGGAGTCATAACAGGAGACTTATAGCGTGTCCAAGAAGAAGCAGCAGCACGAAATGGATGAACAAAGCGAAACCGCCGGAAGCGCAGCCGGGGAGCAGACCCCGTCGCCGGTACCGGAAGTTGTGTCGGCAGAGCAGCCCCCTGCCGAGGGGGCACTTGCCGCCAGCCAGGCGGAGGCGCAGAAGAACTGGGACCTCTACCTGCGCGCCCGGGCCGATCTGGAAAACTACCGCAAGCGGGTGCAGCGGGAAAAGGAGGACCTCTCCCGTTTCGCCAATGAAAACCTGCTGCGCGAGATCCTGCCGGTGATGGACAATCTGGAGCGTGCCCTCGAGCACGCCCGGCAGAGTGATGGCGGCAACGGCGGACTGCTGCAGGGGGTGGAGCTGACCCTCGGTCAGTTCCAGCGGGTAATCGATAAGTTCGGTGTGACCCCGATCCGCTCGCTCGGCGAGCCGTTCGACCCGGCCCGGCACGAGGCGCTCGGACAGGTGGAGAGTGCCGAGCACCCCCCCAACACGGTAGTGCAGGAGTTGCAAAAGGGCTACCTGCTCAATGATCGTCTGCTGCGGCCAGCCATGGTCATGGTGGCCAAGGCGCCGCCGGTCGCCGCCGAGCCGTAAGGCGGCGCGAAACTGATAACATCTATGAACCCAGAGGGATCAAAGGAGGATACAAGTCATGGCTAAAGTCATTGGTATAGATCTCGGCACCACCAACTCCTGCGTGGCCGTCATGGAAGGGGGCGAGCCGGTCGTCATCGCCAACGCCGAAGGCTCGCGCACTACGCCGTCGATGGTGGCGATCACCGAGAGCGGCGAGCGGCTGGTGGGACAGCAGGCCAAACGGCAGGCGGTCACCAACCCGGAAAATACCCTCTTCGCCATCAAGCGCCTGATCGGCCGCAAGTTCGACACCGAGGCGGTGCGCAAGGATATCAAGATCAGTCCCTTCAAGATCGTCAAGGCCGACAATGGCGACGCCTGGGTCGAGGTGCGCGGAAAGAAGTACAGTCCGCCCGAGATCTCGGCCATGGTCCTGCAGAAGATGAAGCAGACGGCCGAGGACTACCTCGGCGAGTCGGTCACCGACGCGGTGATTACCGTCCCGGCCTACTTCGACGACTCGC
It encodes the following:
- the hemW gene encoding radical SAM family heme chaperone HemW; translated protein: MPALYLHVPFCRRKCPYCDFFSLPGNASQLAHYPDLLIRHLRLAASSGLWQGPFSTVFFGGGTPSLLPAEAVARVLTAARTEFGLEAAAEVTLEANPGTVTPASLAGYLEAGINRLSLGVQSLDESGLRTLGRVHTAAEACQAIAWARPAGFANVSLDLMFALPGQTVRDLHTEVGRLLALSPDHLSCYGLSVEEQTPFYHLHRRGDLELPDEERYAALFLALHERLTQAGYTHYEISNYARPGRQCRHNLGYWQRLSYLGVGAGAHSFLDAGWGERQSVPPDLNRYARGLGGGENPAQTLETFDHRGAMAETLYLGLRTAAGVDDDRFRQRFGLRVAEAFPAAIEKAGRHLRLKDGFWTFDLDGWLLYDHLITPFL
- the hrcA gene encoding heat-inducible transcriptional repressor HrcA is translated as MSEELNERSRKILEAIIEDYIDSAEPIGSRAMTRRHPLGLSPATVRNVMADLEEMGYIISPHTSAGRVPTDKGYRFYIDSLLQVRQLSQQEQQRIQQHHHLKGLRMDELLREAGKILSRISHYTGIVMAPRFTATVFRHIEFIRLSLGRILVVFVSDTGLVQNKIIETTEALSPGELEQMSSYLNQTLTGMTIQQAKARIVEEMAKEKALYDNLLQRALLLSREALQEESESEVFIEGAANIFEQPEGADLERMKRLFRTFEQKGLLVELLDKSQKADGVQIFIGNENEYREIEGCSLVTATYSSRRGTIGTLGVIGPVRMPYSTVIPVVDYTARLVSQMLESES
- the grpE gene encoding nucleotide exchange factor GrpE; the encoded protein is MSKKKQQHEMDEQSETAGSAAGEQTPSPVPEVVSAEQPPAEGALAASQAEAQKNWDLYLRARADLENYRKRVQREKEDLSRFANENLLREILPVMDNLERALEHARQSDGGNGGLLQGVELTLGQFQRVIDKFGVTPIRSLGEPFDPARHEALGQVESAEHPPNTVVQELQKGYLLNDRLLRPAMVMVAKAPPVAAEP